Proteins encoded in a region of the Haloglomus salinum genome:
- a CDS encoding sensor histidine kinase, translated as MSSSHVAGKLPGAVPEEAAGWAVAVLGLALAAAGLAYHATVPDSEFFITAVASLPGAVTAGLWLVARNRWVETDHQPRLLQWSLIGGGVLGSIIIVVALVQGGGLLEWFVLLQFLTGVGTASGVAIGTSEARSVEAARRAERARVSAEHVREERDRLRFLNNLLRHNVLNKMQIVRAYTHEVAEQQDGEFDEELETTMEQTREVAELVENVRHLVRATTDDTPPRPVDLRAAVEAAIESVDPESGGSVETDVPAVTVEGDDLLKYVVENLVRNGFQHHDREKATVRVTGTVDGGTVHLRVSDDGPGIPNGLKDEVLTAGEHGDSGLGLYLARTVIEGYGGSMGIRDNEPRGTAVELTLERAEE; from the coding sequence ATGTCCTCCAGCCACGTGGCCGGAAAGCTGCCAGGTGCGGTTCCGGAGGAAGCCGCGGGCTGGGCGGTCGCCGTACTGGGTCTGGCACTCGCCGCGGCCGGCCTCGCCTACCACGCCACCGTGCCGGACAGCGAGTTCTTCATCACGGCGGTCGCGAGCCTGCCGGGAGCCGTGACGGCGGGCCTCTGGTTGGTGGCGCGGAACCGGTGGGTCGAGACGGACCACCAGCCACGACTGCTCCAGTGGTCGCTCATCGGCGGCGGGGTCCTCGGCAGCATCATCATCGTGGTGGCACTGGTTCAGGGGGGCGGGCTGCTGGAGTGGTTCGTCCTGCTCCAGTTCCTCACCGGCGTCGGGACCGCGTCCGGGGTCGCCATCGGCACCAGCGAGGCCCGGAGCGTCGAGGCGGCTCGCCGGGCCGAACGCGCCCGCGTCTCCGCCGAACACGTCCGCGAGGAACGTGACCGTCTCCGGTTCCTCAACAACCTGCTGCGCCACAACGTCCTCAACAAGATGCAGATCGTTCGTGCGTACACCCACGAGGTCGCCGAGCAACAGGACGGTGAGTTCGACGAGGAACTGGAGACGACGATGGAGCAGACCCGCGAGGTCGCCGAGCTCGTCGAGAACGTCCGCCACCTCGTCCGGGCGACGACCGACGACACCCCTCCGCGCCCGGTCGACCTGCGGGCGGCGGTGGAGGCCGCTATCGAGTCCGTCGACCCCGAATCCGGCGGCAGCGTCGAGACCGACGTGCCCGCCGTCACCGTCGAGGGGGACGACCTCCTGAAGTACGTCGTCGAGAACCTCGTCCGGAACGGCTTCCAGCATCACGACCGGGAGAAAGCGACCGTTCGGGTGACGGGGACGGTCGACGGGGGGACGGTCCACCTCCGTGTCAGCGACGACGGCCCCGGTATCCCGAACGGGCTGAAGGACGAGGTGCTGACGGCCGGCGAACACGGCGATAGCGGCCTCGGTCTCTATCTCGCCCGGACCGTCATCGAGGGGTACGGCGGGTCGATGGGTATCCGTGA